The following proteins are co-located in the Castor canadensis chromosome 5, mCasCan1.hap1v2, whole genome shotgun sequence genome:
- the LOC109697971 gene encoding cystatin-12-like translates to MLWKVPLMVELILLGTHIYSCEFVDIDKNTQGFAISVEFVVHKFNEDQDDEFAYKFLRVRRSQYKILSSVYLIDVEMGRTICKKHDEDIDNCPLQQGPGEKKVRCTYIVETEEWFTQFTVLNSTCQHT, encoded by the exons ATGTTGTGGAAGGTACCTCTGATGGTGGAGCTCATTCTTCTGGGGACCCACATCTACAGTTGTGAATTTGTAGACATTGACAAAAACACACAAGGTTTTGCCATTTCTGTGGAGTTTGTGGTGCACAAGTTTAATGAAGACCAGGATGATGAATTTGCCTACAAGTTTCTGCGAGTCCGGAGAAGCCAGTACAAG ATACTGTCTTCTGTGTATTTAATAGATGTGGAGATGGGCCGTACAATTTGTAAGAAACATGATGAAGACATCGACAATTGCCCTTTGCAACAAGGCCCAGGAGAGAAGAAG gTGCGTTGTACTTATATTGTGGAAACTGAAGAATGGTTTACCCAGTTCACCGTCCTGAACAGCACCTGTCAGCATACATAA
- the LOC109697973 gene encoding cystatin domain-containing protein 1-like, whose product MLWKVPLLMGLIVLGTHIWTIQKEFVDISKNLDYFMASVEYAVTQFNDDNTEENTYRLLEIGRAQKKTWTMIFLMDLDMGRTICKKRDENTDNCPMQEGPGEKKVHCTFHVDARPWFSQFTLLYSSCNADVGEDRVPVQSQLKLPLPLECDSL is encoded by the exons ATGTTGTGGAAGGTACCCCTGCTAATGGGACTTATCGTGCTGGGGACCCATATCTGGACGATTCAAAAAGAATTTGTAGACATTAGCAAGAACCTAGACTATTTTATGGCATCAGTGGAGTATGCTGTGACTCAGTTCAATGATGACAACACAGAAGAGAACACATACAGGTTGCTGGAGATTGGGCGAGCCCAGAAAAAG ACATGGACCATGATATTTTTAATGGACTTGGATATGGGCCGCACAATTTGTAAAAAACGTGATGAAAACACTGACAATTGTCCCATGCAAGAAGGCCCAGGAGAGAAAAAG GTGCACTGCACTTTTCATGTGGATGCCCGACCTTGGTTTTCCCAGTTCACTCTTCTGTACAGTTCATGCAATGCAGACGTAGGAGAGGACAGGGTCCCTGTCCAATCTCAGCTGAAACTCCCTCTTCCTCTGGAGTGTGACAGTCTGTAG
- the Cst11 gene encoding cystatin-11 → MGRHWQAPHLLLAILVALVSFTYQARRKTFIRVQEENAVETQVKDTLQYATNMYNKDSDDKYNFRILRILKIEKQVTDHMEYHITVEMQRTICLKSESSNCAIQKGELRKQIQCYFSVFAIPWFEKYKVLKKNCSDG, encoded by the exons ATGGGCAGACATTGGCAGGCCCCACATCTCCTGTTGGCCATTCTGGTGGCTTTGGTGTCTTTCACCTACCAAGCAAGGAGGAAAACCTTTATAAGAGTCCAAGAGGAAAATGCAGTAGAAACCCAAGTGAAGGACACCTTGCAGTATGCCACCAACATGTACAATAAGGACAGCGATGACAAGTACAACTTCCGGATTCTACGCATCCTGAAAATTGAGAAGCAG GTGACTGATCACATGGAGTACCACATCACCGTGGAGATGCAGAGGACCATCTGCCTGAAGTCAGAGAGCAGCAACTGTGCAATTCAGAAAGGCGAGCTCCGCAAG caAATCCAGTGCTACTTCTCAGTATTTGCTATACCCTGGTTTGAAAAGTACAAAGTTCTGAAAAAGAACTGCAGCGATGGCTGA